Proteins co-encoded in one Arachis stenosperma cultivar V10309 chromosome 7, arast.V10309.gnm1.PFL2, whole genome shotgun sequence genomic window:
- the LOC130941252 gene encoding root phototropism protein 2-like — translation MAASNPNRRQSLAMERTGQWIFSQEIPSDVIVEVGEASYSLHKFMLVAKSNYLRKLIIEAQESDLTKIDLSDIPGGSEIFEKAAKFCYGVNFEITVYNVAALRCAAEFLQMTDDYCDGNLAGRTEDFLTQVGLSNLSAAVAVLKSCRQLLPFADEIKLRSRCIDAVSSKACSEASFPCRSPPNWWTEELAGLDVDSFGKVIAAMKQRGAKTLTLAGALITYTERALRELVRDQTGGRSGGAGVQLSDPGDSSDSDSSSNSRTEQREILQSIVSLFPSEKAAFPINFLCCLLRCAIYLCASSSCKRELEKRISEILEHVTVDDLLVLSFTYDGEMLLDLDSVRRIISGFVEKEKSESVFSAGTFREDFSAAMHRVAKTIDVYLAEIAAYGDLTISKFNGIAVLIPKNARKVDDDIYRAVDIYLKVHPNLDEIEREKVCSVMDPLKLSYEARVHASQNKRLPVQIVLHALYYDQLKIRSGTEEDRKSSPKTASVTAATTRNQQLHTDVSLVRENEELRSELMKMKMYISDMQKNGPGTTSSGPGPTKKPTFFSAVSKKLGKLNPFKQGSKDTSHIEDMSVDLSKPRRRRFSVS, via the exons ATGGCGGCCTCAAACCCCAATAGAAGACAATCCCTTGCCATGGAGAGAACTGGGCAATG GATATTTTCTCAAGAAATCCCCAGTGATGTTATAGTTGAAGTTGGAGAAGCCAGTTATTCTCTTCATAAG TTCATGCTGGTGGCGAAGAGCAACTACCTCAGAAAGCTGATAATTGAAGCACAGGAAAGTGACCTTACCAAAATTGATCTCTCAGATATTCCCGGAGGCTCCGAGATTTTCGAGAAGGCGGCGAAGTTCTGCTACGGCGTCAACTTTGAGATAACAGTTTATAACGTCGCCGCCCTCCGCTGCGCCGCCGAGTTTCTTCAGATGACTGATGACTACTGCGACGGCAACCTCGCCGGCAGGACAGAGGACTTCCTTACTCAGGTTGGACTATCTAATCTCTCCGCCGCTGTCGCCGTACTCAAATCCTGCCGGCAGCTCCTCCCCTTTGCTGACGAAATCAAACTCCGGAGCCGCTGCATCGACGCTGTAAGCTCCAAGGCCTGCAGCGAGGCAAGTTTTCCATGCCGGTCGCCACCAAACTGGTGGACGGAGGAGCTTGCGGGACTCGACGTGGATTCATTTGGAAAAGTCATCGCCGCCATGAAGCAGCGTGGCGCCAAGACCCTCACCCTCGCCGGTGCGTTGATAACCTACACAGAACGCGCCCTCCGGGAGCTAGTCCGCGACCAGACCGGCGGACGAAGTGGCGGGGCAGGAGTCCAGTTGTCTGATCCCGGCGATTCTTCAGATTCCGATTCTAGTTCCAATTCGAGGACCGAGCAGCGCGAGATTCTCCAATCCATTGTCTCTCTCTTCCCTTCCGAGAAAGCAGCTTTTCCAATCAACTTCCTCTGCTGCCTCCTCCGTTGCGCAATCTACCTCTGCGCCTCAAGCTCCTGCAAGCGCGAGCTCGAGAAGCGGATCTCGGAGATCCTAGAGCACGTGACCGTCGATGACCTCCTCGTGCTCTCGTTCACCTACGACGGGGAGATGCTTCTCGATCTGGACAGCGTTCGAAGGATAATATCTGGATTCGTGGAGAAGGAGAAGAGCGAGTCGGTGTTCAGTGCCGGTACATTCCGAGAAGACTTCTCTGCCGCGATGCACCGCGTGGCCAAAACCATCGACGTCTACCTTGCCGAAATCGCCGCGTACGGCGATCTCACCATCTCCAAGTTCAACGGCATCGCGGTTCTCATCCCCAAAAACGCGCGAAAAGTCGATGATGACATTTACCGCGCCGTGGATATCTACCTCAAG GTGCATCCGAACCTGGATGAGATTGAAAGGGAGAAAGTGTGTAGCGTGATGGATCCACTGAAGCTGTCATACGAAGCACGCGTCCACGCGTCGCAGAACAAGCGTTTGCCGGTACAGATTGTTCTCCACGCGCTCTACTACGACCAATTGAAGATAAGAAGTGGCACAGAGGAGGATCGGAAATCATCCCCGAAAACTGCTTCAGTAACGGCAGCGACGACGAGGAACCAGCAGCTGCATACTGACGTGTCACTTGTGAGGGAGAACGAGGAGTTGCGATCGGAGctgatgaagatgaagatgtaCATTTCAGATATGCAGAAGAATGGGCCGGGAACGACATCTTCTGGGCCTGGGCCCACCAAGAAGCCCACGTTCTTCTCAGCTGTGTCGAAGAAACTGGGCAAGTTGAATCCGTTTAAGCAGGGCTCTAAGGACACGTCACACATTGAAGATATGTCTGTTGACTTATCCAAGCCCAGAAGACGAAGGTTCTCTGTTTcgtaa